The region GTTTTTGTAATAAAATCAAGCTCTTCATTATAATTTTTTTGTTCAATTTTTGGTAAGGTAAGGTAGTTTTTACTAATTATAAATACAATAACAAAAATAAAAAAAGAGATTAATATTTTTGTAGTAAAGGAATAGTATTTAAAGTTTAAATAATTAATCATCTGCTTCTATTAATTTTATTCGATAACCTATCTCATAAATATTCTCAAAAGGGTTTTCACCTAATCTTGATTTTAATCTATAAATTAATGATCGCAATTTGGATAATTCACAAATATCTTCTCTCCAAATATATGTAAAGATAGTTTCGAAACTAACAATTCTACCTGGATTAATTGTAAGTATCTCAAAAAGTTTTGTTTCTATTTTAGTTAAAGGGAATAATTTATCATTAATATAAAACTCTGATGAAAGTTTATTAAATTTCATATTTTTATCTATATATATAAAGTTATCCTCTTTTAATTGTTTATTGATATTTTTTTTATTATTAAAAAAATATTTATGTTTATGTATAGCTGTATTAATTGCAGCTTTTAAATCTATCTCTTTACAAGGCTTAACTAGAAAAGCATAGGGTTCTGCTTCTAATGCTTCGTCTAATATTTTATTACTGCTATAAGAAGTTAAAAAAATTATAGGAATATTAAGATTTCTCCAGATGATTTTTGCAACATCAATCCCATTTTTATTTGCATTATTTAAATTTATATCCATCAGAACAATATCTGGATAATTATTTTGAGCACAAAGTATAGCGTTATCTGGGGTTGTAGCTATACTACAAAGTCCATAACCAATTTTTTTTAGATTTGCTTCTACTGCAAGGGCAATAATTGGCTCATCTTCAACAATTAAAATACTTAAATCTTTTTTTATTACTAAATTATTTGACATTTATTTTCCATTTAAAAAATGATTCTAACAAAAATATTTTTAATACAACATTAATTTTGATAATAGTTATTAGAATTATTTTTCCGTCATTTTTCATCGATATAATTAATTTATCAAAAAAAGGAGAGTTTATGGAAATAAAAAAGATTAGTTTATCTTTAGCTGTAATACTAAGTACTACTTTATTTGCAAATGATGAATCTGCAAAATTAAGTGAAGTAACTGTTGTGAGTGCATCAGGGTTTGAGCAAAATATAAAAGATGCACCAGCTACTATATCAGTGATATCAGCAGAGGAGATTAAAAATAAATCTTATTCAGATATTAGTGATGTGT is a window of Halarcobacter sp. DNA encoding:
- a CDS encoding response regulator, producing MSNNLVIKKDLSILIVEDEPIIALAVEANLKKIGYGLCSIATTPDNAILCAQNNYPDIVLMDINLNNANKNGIDVAKIIWRNLNIPIIFLTSYSSNKILDEALEAEPYAFLVKPCKEIDLKAAINTAIHKHKYFFNNKKNINKQLKEDNFIYIDKNMKFNKLSSEFYINDKLFPLTKIETKLFEILTINPGRIVSFETIFTYIWREDICELSKLRSLIYRLKSRLGENPFENIYEIGYRIKLIEADD